In the genome of Hugenholtzia roseola DSM 9546, one region contains:
- the proC gene encoding pyrroline-5-carboxylate reductase, giving the protein MEILIVGAGNMGKTYAESFLLSQSITKDDLLILERAPEKVEALQANGYRHVICEPSPLMGQVKLVILAIKPQDIKGLFERIAPFMHAEQVVLSVMAGVTIDTIKQDLPTTKIIRAMPNLPAQIGMGMTAFTAEPSVTRAELFFVQNLLNTTGKSLYFDKEEKLDAVTAISGSGPAYVYFFMDAMIQAAEKMGFSPSQAELLVTQTFMGAVHLENRSPYSCREWIEKVASKGGTTEAALGVFQAQDLEEKIAAGLQAAHQRAIELGRG; this is encoded by the coding sequence ATGGAAATTCTTATCGTTGGAGCAGGAAATATGGGCAAAACATACGCCGAAAGTTTTTTGCTCTCACAAAGTATCACCAAAGACGACTTGCTTATTTTGGAACGCGCTCCCGAAAAAGTGGAAGCCCTACAAGCCAATGGCTATCGCCACGTGATTTGTGAGCCTTCGCCGCTGATGGGGCAGGTCAAGTTGGTAATTTTGGCAATTAAGCCCCAAGACATCAAAGGACTTTTCGAGCGCATTGCGCCCTTTATGCACGCCGAGCAAGTTGTCCTTTCTGTGATGGCAGGCGTTACGATTGATACCATCAAGCAAGATTTGCCTACTACCAAAATCATTCGCGCCATGCCCAATCTGCCTGCACAAATTGGCATGGGCATGACGGCTTTCACCGCCGAACCTTCGGTTACGCGAGCGGAACTGTTTTTTGTCCAAAATTTGCTCAATACAACAGGAAAATCTTTATATTTTGATAAAGAAGAAAAATTAGATGCTGTTACTGCTATTTCGGGTAGCGGTCCCGCCTATGTTTATTTTTTTATGGACGCAATGATACAGGCAGCCGAAAAGATGGGCTTTTCGCCCTCACAAGCCGAACTTTTGGTTACACAAACTTTTATGGGGGCGGTGCATCTGGAAAATCGCAGTCCTTATTCTTGTCGAGAGTGGATTGAAAAAGTCGCTTCAAAAGGAGGGACTACCGAAGCCGCACTGGGGGTTTTTCAGGCGCAAGACCTCGAAGAAAAAATTGCGGCAGGTTTGCAGGCAGCACACCAAAGAGCGATTGAGTTAGGCAGAGGCTAA